One sulfur-oxidizing endosymbiont of Gigantopelta aegis genomic region harbors:
- a CDS encoding Eco57I restriction-modification methylase domain-containing protein has translation MEYEIEQGNFFSGAGINGFGEEVIFSWYLDVARLKQHQAKIIDGLKGILLSFSMYRADKLTSARSKDVLKSFYQDLVPNELRKSLGEVYTPEWLVEVTLDRINVKNFLTQRFLDPTCGSASFLLALIRKIKIQATDDGWGDLEVLKHIINNVWGFDLNPLAVQTARVNILIAISDLLDNNKGTDIEIPILLADAVYSPARNPKKDELIVSYKIGSEVADLEILLPSELAFDRSRLDSVFLLMDNLVSKSTQWRETEKKLIQKKKLITSNEMKEWRSPLKHTYEKILDLHERNWNGIWFRIVRNFFWSAIAGKFDVVVGNPPWVRWSKLPELYRERIKPTCDHYGIFSKTKFHGGNELDISGMITYTVADKWLKDEDGILAFVITQTHFQSPSSAGFRSFYIGNNQIIQPVGIDDLKALKPFPDAANKTAIFCC, from the coding sequence ATGGAATATGAAATTGAACAGGGTAATTTCTTTTCTGGTGCTGGAATAAATGGGTTTGGAGAAGAAGTTATTTTCAGTTGGTATCTTGATGTTGCAAGATTGAAACAACATCAAGCCAAAATAATTGATGGATTAAAAGGTATTTTGCTTTCATTCTCCATGTATAGAGCGGATAAATTAACTTCCGCACGTTCAAAAGATGTTCTTAAGTCGTTTTATCAAGATCTCGTGCCAAATGAGCTACGAAAAAGTCTGGGTGAAGTTTATACACCAGAATGGTTGGTTGAAGTCACTCTGGATAGAATCAATGTAAAAAATTTTTTAACTCAACGATTTCTTGATCCAACATGTGGTTCAGCTTCTTTCTTACTGGCTTTAATCAGGAAAATAAAAATACAAGCAACAGATGATGGGTGGGGTGATTTAGAAGTGTTAAAACACATCATAAACAATGTCTGGGGCTTTGATTTAAATCCTTTAGCAGTCCAGACTGCCCGAGTGAATATATTAATCGCTATTTCTGATTTATTAGACAATAACAAAGGAACAGATATAGAAATACCGATTCTTTTAGCGGATGCAGTGTATTCCCCAGCTCGAAATCCTAAAAAAGATGAATTGATTGTCTCTTATAAAATTGGTAGTGAAGTAGCCGATCTTGAAATTTTATTGCCTTCAGAATTGGCTTTTGATAGAAGTCGTTTAGATTCCGTATTTTTACTAATGGATAATTTAGTTTCAAAAAGTACTCAGTGGCGTGAGACAGAAAAAAAATTAATACAAAAAAAAAAATTAATTACATCCAATGAAATGAAAGAATGGAGATCACCACTCAAGCATACTTATGAAAAAATTCTGGATTTACATGAAAGAAACTGGAATGGTATCTGGTTTCGTATAGTGCGTAATTTCTTCTGGTCTGCTATTGCAGGAAAGTTTGATGTGGTTGTTGGTAATCCACCTTGGGTCAGATGGTCAAAATTACCCGAATTATACCGTGAACGTATAAAGCCAACCTGTGATCATTATGGAATTTTCTCAAAAACAAAATTTCATGGTGGAAATGAACTTGATATATCAGGAATGATCACCTATACCGTTGCAGATAAATGGCTCAAAGATGAAGACGGAATTTTAGCATTTGTTATCACGCAAACTCATTTTCAATCACCATCTTCAGCAGGTTTTCGATCATTTTATATCGGAAATAATCAGATCATTCAACCTGTAGGGATTGATGATCTAAAAGCTTTAAAGCCATTTCCTGATGCAGCCAATAAAACAGCTATTTTTTGCTGCTAA